GCCCTTCCCCCGTACCCGCTCCAGGACGTGCCCGCCATCAAGCGCGAGCTGCGCGAGAAGGGCGTGGACGTGATCGACCTGGGGGCGGGCGACGCCGACCTCGCCCCGCCACCCGCCGCGCAGGAGGCGCTTCGCGAGGCGGTGCTGGACCCGGCCAACTCGCGCTACGGGTTCCAGATCGGGCTCGCGGACTTCCGCGAGGAGATCGTCCGGTTCATGGACCGCCGCTTCGGCGTGAAGCTGGACGCGTACCGCGAGGTGCTCCCGCTGATCGGCTCCAAGGAGGGGATCTTCCACCTCCCCTTCGCCATGCTGAACCCGGGTGACGCGACCATCGCCCCGGACCCCGGCTACCAGGCGTACCTGGGCGGGACGCTGCTGGCCGGCGGGGAGCCCTACCTGGTGCCGCTGCGGCCGGAGAACCGGTTCCTGATCCCGCTGGAGGACCTCCCCCAGGAGGTGGTGCGGCGGGCGAAGATCCTCTACCTCAACTACCCGAACAACCCCACCGCCGCCGAGGCGCCGCGCGAGTACCTGGAGGACGCGGTGGCGTTCTGCCGCGAGCACGACGTCGTGCTGGCGTACGACAACGCGTACTCGGAGGTCGCCTTCGACCGCTACGTGCCGCCGTCCGTCCTGGAGATCCCCGGGGCGCGCGACGTGGCGGTGGAGTTCCATTCGCT
The sequence above is drawn from the Longimicrobiaceae bacterium genome and encodes:
- a CDS encoding aminotransferase class I/II-fold pyridoxal phosphate-dependent enzyme, with amino-acid sequence MPDICQRLSALPPYPLQDVPAIKRELREKGVDVIDLGAGDADLAPPPAAQEALREAVLDPANSRYGFQIGLADFREEIVRFMDRRFGVKLDAYREVLPLIGSKEGIFHLPFAMLNPGDATIAPDPGYQAYLGGTLLAGGEPYLVPLRPENRFLIPLEDLPQEVVRRAKILYLNYPNNPTAAEAPREYLEDAVAFCREHDVVLAYDNAYSEVAFDRYVPPSVLEIPGARDVAVEFHSLSKTYNMTGWRVGWAAGCPGLIAALQRVKSFADTGLPLFVQHAAAAALRSHEAWLPGNLEIFRRRRDAAVQGLRAAGLELEAPRATMYLWVPLPQGVSSEPWARRLLLEQGVAVTPGASLGSGGEGFFRIALTCTEDRLREAARRIGEML